Proteins co-encoded in one Egibacteraceae bacterium genomic window:
- a CDS encoding helix-turn-helix transcriptional regulator, with amino-acid sequence MADRGDAAVGARGAARLLGRSGERQAVATFLADIRRGSRVVVVVGEVGMGKTLLWAHAVERAAAGGHRVLAARAAADESKLAYTLLIDLLEPVLDASRGLAEPLRVALETALLRRGSADGHRTDDEGAVARGVLAMLRTLSEQAPVTVAVDDLHLADVESRRALTFALRRLQAEPIGVFATLREQADAAGLETRAGRHPSDVLTLGPLEREAFIDVVCAHAISQPTLSTIEHLGVATGWNPGAALLIAEEMHRRGDPPLRPDRFPIPEVLARPFTHELDALPQTTQELLLIAACMSHPTLAEMEAASGHAAAGADGIDPAMARGLVSVTNERVRFAHPILPSVICSRATLRQRRKANERLGQAVVNPDEQVRHEALAATSVDAALADRLTQAGRRAAARGAMSLAVDHLTRAVRFTPSDQRSAATQRRILAARYHRGVGDVRSARPLLEQAAAGATPGADRAEALLALAELRRDGGELGAAVTLLVLAAEEATDTPALASTISRELAWMQLLSGDARSARCRAAEALIEARRSGQGAALAGSLTLSATLARVTRGRGRPDQLERAAGSARDAALPIAVSHDVEAARCHAAAGRFEAGRAGLEALHRRLLLRGRDDELPYLLGHLATLECRAARWDMALTYSSEGMAVARRCGLRLIEPWLLHAEAFARGCLGQHPEARAAAEAGLRLATEQGVAWWAWRNRWVQGFIALSEGDLQAAAQALVPVQRAAREAGVVDVDETPWSTDAFEALIGLGELEAAEQALTDHENLLALQDRPVANLIADRSRGLLAAAVGDRPEALTCLERSTKGLERLETPFELARSLVALGMIQRRDRKPAAASAALTEAAAIFRRFGATVWADRTRAEFPQTESGSTGPLTPTERRIASLAADGRTNKEISALVYASPKTVESHLSRVYRKLGIRSRAELGRALER; translated from the coding sequence ATGGCAGATCGTGGAGACGCCGCAGTCGGCGCGCGCGGGGCGGCGCGGCTGCTCGGCCGTTCCGGCGAAAGGCAGGCGGTCGCGACGTTCCTCGCTGACATTCGCCGCGGCAGCCGGGTGGTAGTCGTCGTCGGCGAGGTCGGCATGGGCAAGACGCTCCTGTGGGCCCATGCCGTGGAGAGAGCGGCCGCTGGGGGCCACCGGGTGTTGGCAGCGCGTGCGGCGGCCGACGAGTCCAAGCTCGCCTACACGCTCCTTATTGACCTGCTCGAACCGGTCCTCGACGCCTCCCGCGGTCTTGCCGAGCCGTTGCGTGTTGCGCTGGAAACGGCGCTGCTGCGCCGAGGCTCTGCTGACGGGCACCGCACGGATGACGAGGGCGCCGTAGCTCGAGGTGTCCTCGCGATGCTGCGGACGCTTTCCGAGCAGGCACCCGTCACTGTCGCAGTCGACGACCTGCACTTGGCCGACGTGGAGTCCCGCAGAGCGCTCACCTTCGCGCTCCGACGGCTGCAGGCGGAGCCCATCGGCGTCTTCGCCACACTCCGTGAGCAGGCGGACGCGGCCGGTTTGGAAACGCGGGCCGGCCGGCACCCCAGCGACGTGCTGACGCTGGGCCCGCTGGAACGCGAAGCCTTCATCGACGTGGTGTGCGCGCACGCCATCTCCCAGCCGACGCTGTCGACCATCGAGCATCTCGGGGTCGCCACCGGCTGGAACCCGGGCGCGGCGCTGCTCATCGCCGAGGAGATGCACCGGCGCGGCGACCCGCCACTGCGTCCCGACCGCTTTCCGATCCCTGAAGTGCTTGCGCGACCGTTCACTCACGAGCTCGACGCCCTGCCGCAGACCACCCAAGAGCTGCTGCTCATCGCCGCATGCATGTCGCACCCCACCCTGGCGGAAATGGAGGCGGCAAGCGGCCACGCGGCTGCGGGCGCCGATGGTATCGACCCGGCCATGGCGAGAGGCCTCGTGAGCGTCACCAACGAACGGGTGCGGTTCGCCCACCCCATCCTGCCGTCGGTCATCTGCAGCCGCGCCACCCTGCGGCAGCGCCGCAAGGCCAACGAGCGCCTAGGCCAGGCCGTCGTCAACCCCGACGAGCAGGTGCGTCACGAGGCCCTGGCCGCCACCAGCGTCGACGCCGCCCTCGCCGACAGGCTCACGCAGGCCGGTCGCCGGGCCGCCGCCCGTGGAGCGATGTCGTTGGCCGTGGACCACCTCACCCGGGCCGTGCGCTTCACGCCGAGCGACCAGCGCTCCGCCGCCACGCAGCGGCGGATCCTCGCCGCGCGCTACCACCGCGGCGTCGGGGATGTCCGCAGCGCGAGGCCGCTGCTCGAACAGGCCGCCGCAGGTGCCACTCCCGGGGCTGACCGCGCCGAGGCGCTGCTCGCGCTCGCCGAGCTGCGACGCGACGGGGGTGAGCTCGGCGCCGCCGTGACGCTCCTCGTGCTCGCCGCTGAAGAGGCGACCGACACGCCAGCCCTCGCATCCACAATCAGCCGAGAGCTCGCCTGGATGCAGCTCCTGTCAGGGGATGCCCGAAGTGCTCGCTGCCGCGCCGCGGAGGCCCTCATCGAGGCCCGCCGATCCGGGCAAGGGGCAGCCCTTGCGGGCAGCCTCACGCTGTCGGCAACCCTCGCTCGCGTGACGCGGGGACGAGGCCGACCGGATCAGCTCGAGCGCGCCGCTGGCAGTGCGCGCGACGCCGCCCTGCCGATCGCGGTGAGCCATGACGTCGAGGCCGCCCGTTGCCACGCCGCAGCCGGTCGGTTCGAAGCCGGCCGAGCCGGCCTCGAAGCGCTGCACCGACGGCTCCTGCTGCGCGGCCGCGACGACGAACTGCCCTATCTGCTCGGCCACCTCGCGACGCTCGAATGCCGCGCCGCCCGCTGGGATATGGCGCTCACGTACAGCAGCGAGGGGATGGCGGTGGCGCGGCGCTGCGGGCTGCGGCTCATCGAGCCGTGGCTGCTGCATGCCGAGGCCTTCGCGCGCGGCTGTCTCGGCCAGCACCCAGAGGCGCGGGCGGCCGCAGAGGCAGGCCTGCGGCTGGCCACTGAACAGGGTGTGGCGTGGTGGGCGTGGCGTAACCGGTGGGTGCAGGGCTTCATCGCCCTGTCAGAAGGTGACCTGCAGGCCGCGGCGCAGGCGCTGGTGCCCGTGCAACGTGCGGCCCGTGAGGCCGGCGTCGTCGACGTCGACGAGACGCCGTGGAGCACCGACGCCTTCGAGGCGCTCATCGGGCTGGGGGAGCTGGAAGCGGCCGAGCAGGCCCTGACCGACCATGAAAACCTCCTTGCGTTGCAGGACCGGCCGGTGGCCAACCTCATCGCGGACCGCTCCCGCGGCCTGCTCGCCGCCGCGGTGGGCGATCGCCCGGAGGCGCTGACCTGCCTCGAACGGTCGACAAAGGGCCTCGAGCGGCTCGAGACGCCCTTCGAGCTGGCCCGAAGCCTCGTCGCCTTGGGGATGATTCAGCGACGCGACCGCAAGCCGGCAGCGGCCTCCGCGGCGCTGACCGAGGCGGCCGCGATCTTCCGGCGGTTCGGTGCGACGGTCTGGGCGGACCGCACCCGAGCGGAGTTCCCCCAGACCGAGTCAGGCTCGACCGGCCCTCTGACGCCGACGGAGCGCCGCATCGCCTCCTTGGCTGCCGACGGCCGCACGAACAAGGAAATCTCGGCCCTCGTCTACGCCAGCCCCAAGACCGTCGAGTCGCACCTGTCGCGGGTCTACCGCAAGCTCGGTATACGCTCCCGCGCCGAACTGGGGCGGGCGCTCGAGCGGTAG
- a CDS encoding SpoIIE family protein phosphatase, whose amino-acid sequence MDVSPTASDEARLRLALAVAELGVWDWDVVTGELEWDERVAELHGVDPHTFDGRLESFLARVHPDDLAGLQEAIQAALAARSRFLHEFRVLRPDGTTAWVQSRGQVHAEGTVPVRMLGVSADTTVLRTARERAGRTLQHVSDGVVVFDANWRVVFVNAQAARLVQRDVQGLVGRVLWEEFPEAADTVFAEVYHRAMRTQRPEELEAYYGPLEGWFEVRVFPAPDGLTVYFRNVDERRAAEEERARLIRQLTASLNHSEQLLTLSRTLAATLTLEEVADAVTTHTRAALGSLFAGVALLDEDRETLRYVSMSPLPDDVVRAWTEFPLDMAVPAADTVRRGGSLMFPDRAAIVAVYPHIAEDLERAGTQGMANVALVASGRTIGALTVTWAEPHTCDEEETRFLDTLAGQCAQAIERSRLFTRQQGVAETLQRAILPERLPTVPGVALAACYEAAGHGVDVGGDWYDAFELPGGLLALVVGDVAGHGIPAAAVMGQLRNAGRAYALDGHGPGAVVTRLNRLLCHSARSTCATVVCATLDPATGALRWSSAGHPPPVLVDAGSARLLERVHGPLLGADPAAGFEESALDLAEGATLLLYTDGLVEHRSRGIGAGLDELLGVVAAASTSDLDGFCDEVVAGVLPQLRREDDVCLLAVTRRAS is encoded by the coding sequence GTGGACGTCTCACCGACCGCCTCCGACGAGGCGCGGCTTCGGCTGGCCCTTGCTGTGGCCGAGCTCGGGGTGTGGGACTGGGACGTCGTGACCGGCGAGCTCGAGTGGGACGAGCGGGTCGCCGAGCTGCACGGGGTGGACCCCCACACCTTCGACGGGCGGCTCGAGTCGTTCCTCGCCCGGGTGCACCCCGACGACCTCGCCGGGTTGCAGGAGGCCATCCAGGCGGCGCTGGCAGCACGCTCGCGTTTCCTCCACGAGTTCCGCGTGCTGCGCCCGGACGGCACGACGGCGTGGGTACAGAGCCGCGGGCAGGTCCACGCCGAGGGCACCGTACCCGTGCGCATGCTGGGTGTGAGCGCGGACACCACGGTGCTGCGCACCGCTCGCGAGCGGGCAGGCCGCACCCTCCAGCACGTCAGCGACGGCGTCGTCGTGTTCGACGCGAACTGGCGGGTCGTCTTCGTCAACGCGCAGGCCGCCCGGCTCGTGCAACGCGACGTGCAGGGCCTGGTCGGGCGGGTGCTCTGGGAGGAGTTCCCCGAAGCCGCCGACACGGTGTTCGCGGAGGTCTACCACCGGGCGATGCGCACGCAGCGGCCGGAGGAGCTCGAGGCCTACTACGGCCCCCTGGAGGGCTGGTTCGAGGTCCGGGTCTTCCCGGCGCCGGACGGGTTGACGGTGTACTTCCGCAACGTCGACGAGCGCCGCGCCGCCGAAGAGGAGCGTGCGCGACTGATCCGGCAGCTCACCGCGTCGCTCAACCACAGCGAGCAGCTGCTCACGTTATCCCGCACCCTCGCCGCGACACTGACCCTGGAGGAGGTCGCCGACGCGGTTACCACGCACACCCGGGCGGCCCTCGGCAGCCTGTTCGCGGGCGTCGCGCTGCTCGATGAGGACCGCGAGACCCTCCGCTACGTGAGCATGTCGCCGCTGCCCGACGACGTCGTGCGGGCCTGGACGGAGTTCCCGCTCGACATGGCGGTGCCCGCCGCCGACACGGTCCGCCGCGGTGGGAGCCTCATGTTCCCCGACCGTGCGGCGATCGTGGCCGTCTACCCCCACATCGCCGAGGACCTCGAGCGGGCCGGGACCCAGGGCATGGCCAACGTGGCGCTCGTCGCGTCCGGCAGGACGATCGGCGCGCTGACCGTCACCTGGGCGGAGCCGCACACCTGCGATGAGGAGGAGACCCGGTTCCTCGACACGCTCGCCGGACAGTGCGCGCAGGCGATCGAACGCTCCCGGCTGTTCACCCGCCAGCAAGGTGTCGCCGAGACCCTCCAGCGCGCGATCCTGCCGGAGCGCCTGCCGACCGTGCCCGGCGTGGCGCTCGCAGCCTGCTACGAGGCGGCCGGCCACGGTGTGGACGTCGGCGGTGACTGGTACGACGCCTTCGAGCTTCCCGGGGGCCTGCTCGCCCTCGTCGTCGGCGACGTCGCCGGCCACGGCATCCCCGCCGCGGCCGTCATGGGGCAGCTGCGCAACGCCGGCCGCGCCTACGCCCTCGACGGTCACGGCCCCGGGGCGGTCGTGACGCGGCTCAACCGGCTGCTCTGCCACAGCGCGCGATCCACGTGCGCGACGGTGGTGTGCGCGACCCTTGACCCGGCAACCGGCGCGCTTCGCTGGTCGAGCGCCGGCCACCCCCCGCCGGTGCTCGTCGACGCCGGCTCCGCCCGGCTGCTCGAGCGGGTCCACGGCCCGCTGCTCGGTGCCGACCCCGCAGCGGGCTTCGAGGAGAGCGCGCTCGACCTCGCCGAGGGCGCGACGCTCCTGCTCTACACCGACGGCCTTGTCGAGCACCGCAGCCGTGGCATCGGTGCGGGTCTCGACGAGCTGCTCGGCGTCGTGGCTGCCGCCTCGACGAGCGACCTCGACGGGTTCTGCGACGAGGTCGTCGCCGGCGTGCTGCCGCAGCTTCGCCGCGAGGACGACGTGTGCCTGCTCGCCGTCACCCGGCGCGCGTCCTGA
- a CDS encoding lytic transglycosylase domain-containing protein → MRASGGHRVDLWTGERSALLSSDWLGYLTLSGIEPSQHALDDIPEEMLARYQSATIICPGLPWPVLAAVGKVETNHARNLGVSSAGARGPMQFMPASWRAFGLDANGDGRADVNDRDDAVLSAASYLCEHGGGDPETLHEALYGYNHAWWYVERVLNIARRYVDGAWDPQAPLLPLDVDALLLNPRLKVYPGGRADIAAGRIDGRVLHLLALLTRQHEITVVSLQTGHSKHVAGTNRVSNHYLGRAVDIAAIDGERVSVSSARARALVTWLASLDGPRRPREVGSPFADFRPQAGHFNDAMHMGHVHIGWGAVPLH, encoded by the coding sequence GTGCGAGCCAGCGGCGGCCACCGGGTGGACCTGTGGACCGGTGAGCGCAGTGCCCTGCTGTCCTCGGACTGGCTCGGCTACCTCACCCTGTCCGGTATCGAGCCGTCACAGCACGCCCTCGACGACATCCCCGAGGAGATGCTCGCGCGTTACCAGTCCGCGACGATCATCTGCCCGGGCCTGCCGTGGCCGGTGCTCGCGGCCGTCGGCAAGGTCGAGACCAACCACGCCCGCAACCTCGGCGTGAGCTCGGCGGGCGCCCGGGGGCCGATGCAGTTTATGCCGGCGAGCTGGCGCGCGTTCGGGCTCGACGCGAACGGTGACGGCCGTGCGGACGTCAACGACCGTGACGACGCGGTGCTGAGCGCCGCCTCCTACCTGTGCGAGCACGGCGGCGGCGACCCCGAAACGCTGCACGAGGCGCTCTACGGCTACAACCACGCCTGGTGGTACGTGGAGCGGGTCCTGAACATCGCCCGCCGCTACGTCGACGGCGCGTGGGACCCCCAGGCGCCGCTCCTCCCGCTCGACGTCGACGCGCTGCTCCTCAATCCCCGCCTGAAGGTCTATCCCGGTGGGCGGGCCGACATCGCCGCCGGCCGCATCGACGGGCGGGTTCTCCACCTGCTCGCCCTGCTCACGCGGCAGCACGAGATCACCGTCGTGTCGCTGCAGACCGGCCACAGCAAGCACGTGGCCGGCACCAACCGCGTGTCGAACCACTACCTGGGACGCGCGGTCGACATCGCGGCGATCGACGGCGAACGCGTGAGCGTGAGCAGCGCCCGGGCCAGGGCGCTCGTGACCTGGCTCGCGTCGCTCGACGGGCCGCGAAGGCCCCGGGAGGTCGGCAGCCCCTTCGCCGACTTCCGCCCGCAGGCCGGGCACTTCAACGACGCGATGCACATGGGCCATGTCCACATCGGCTGGGGGGCCGTGCCACTCCACTGA